CCGGCTGCACCTGAAATCTCCTGAATGGAAATGCGAGTTCATTCCGGTTCATTACCACATATCTTGCAAAGGGCACTGTCAAATCATAGCGCAATCCTTTCTCTGTGATTTCCTTCCTCTGAAGTTCACCTTTTGAATCTTTGATCTTTTCGAGTACCGGTCCTGAGTTCAGTATCCGGAACAATAATTTATCCCCTTCTTCGCCATATTTTCCCTCCAGTGTTGAGAGATTTTCCATTGCGGGAGTCTCAATCTGTTCGAATCCGTATTTCTCGTAAATAGCGCGAATGGTGCTGAGGATGAAATTCCTCTTCGCCATTTCTCTGGCTCCGAAGTCCCGCGTTCCCGATGGTATGCCTGGTTTCATTTTATACTGCCAGTTTCTTATAACGGATCCGTTTTGGCTGCACATCTCCCAGCCTTTTCTTTTTATTCTCTTCGTATTCAGAGTAAGATCCCTCATACCAGTATACAGCGGATTCTCCTTCAAAGGCAAGAATGTGTGTACATACCCTGTCGAGGAACCAGCGGTCGTGTGAGATGATGACTGCACAACCGGCAAAATTCTCCAGGGCTTCTTCCAGCGCCCGGAGTGTATTCACATCGAGATCGTTCGTTGGTTCGTCCAGCAGCAGCACGTTGGCTTCTGTTTTAAGTGTGAGTGCCAGGTGCAGACGGTTTCTTTCCCCGCCGGAGAGTACACCGCATTTCTTGCCCTGATCGTTACCTGAAAAATTAAACCGGGATATATAGGATCTTGAATTGATGGGTTTTCCACCCACCAGAATGGTCTCCGTTCCCCCGCTCAGAATTTCATAAACGGTTTTTTCCGGATCTATGTCTGTGTGCGCCTGATCAACGTATCCCACCTTAACGGTTGGGCCGATTTGGAAAGAGCCTCTGTCGGGTTTCTCTTGTCCCATGATCATACGGAAAATAGTGGTTTTTCCTGCTCCATTCGGTCCTATAATTCCAACGATTCCTGCAGGTGGGAGTTTAAAGCTAAGGTCTTCATAAAGTACTTTATCCCCGAATGATTTCGCCACGCCTTTCGCCTCTATCACTTCATTACCAAGTCGTGGCCCGTTTGGAATAAAGATCTCCAGTTTTTCTTCCTTGCTCCTGACATCTTCGCCGAGCATCTTTTCGTAGTTCTGTAAACGTGCTTTTTGTTTGGCCTGGCGGCCACGCGCACCCTGCCGTACCCATTCCAGCTCCCGCTGAAGTGTTTTCTGACGCTTGCTCTCCGTTTTCTCTTCCTGCCGCAAACGTTCCTGCTTTTGTTCCAGCCAGGAGGAATAATTTCCCTTCCATGGAATACCTGCCCCGCGGTCCAGTTCCAGGATCCACCCGGCAACATTATCCAGGAAGTACCGGTCGTGTGTAATGGCGATCACCGTGCCTTTGTAATTCTTTAAATGCTGTTCCAGCCAGTCTACCGATTCTGCGTCGAGGTGGTTCGTGGGTTCATCCAGCAATAAGATGTCCGGTTCCTGAATCAGCAGCCTGCATAGTGCCAGCCGGCGTCGCTCTCCTCCGGAAAGATTCTTTACAGGTGTACCTGATTCCGGGCAGCGCAGTGCATCCATCGCAATCTCCAGCCGGTTGTCCAGGTTCCAGAGATCATGCTGTTCGATGAGTTCGGTAAGCCTGGCCTGGCGGTTGATTAATTTCTCCATCTCCTCATCGTTCATCGGTTCGGAGAATTTATTGTTCACTTCTTCATATTCTTTCAGAATGTTCACGTGTTCAGCCGCACCTTCCCGCACAATTTCGATCGCCGTCTTGTTGTCATCCAGTACAGGTTCCTGTTCCAGAAGTCCGATGGAATAGCCGGGAGAAAAGTGCACTTCACCCTGAAAATTTTTCTCTGTCCCGGCGATAATCCGCATGAGGGTCGACTTTCCTGAACCATTCAATCCCAGGATGCCGATTTTGGCTCCGTAATAAAACGAGAGATAGATGTCCTTGAGTATGGTCTTACCGGTGCTGAGTGTCTTGGACACATTCACCATCGAAAAAATGATCTGCCTTCCTTCTGACATGTGTAGAGTAATTGATTATCAACTAATTCCGACTCAATTTAACGCATCGGGCCGACGAAGATACGAAGAAAAAAAGGTGCTTACTGAGGGAAATAAAGCGGATACTTTTCGTTGTACTTTCTCAAGAAGAGAAAGGCAGATTTCTTTTTCGCGGATTTGGAAAGTGCCTGCCATTCCTTCAGCAGTGCATCATCTCTCTGGAGAACGAATTCGATCGCTATCGGAGTGAAGGGCATTGTTTTTCCCATTAGAATATCTATCATGAACTGCTCCTGTGCATAACCTGGCTGGGTATTTACCCCAAGGTTATATGGGTCGTGCTGGTATGTGGTGTTATTGACATAGGCCGTAAAATGGCACAAGGAACCAATGACCACCAGGCGGTTAAATTCCCGCCCGTGGTTAACGAATACAATGCCTCCGCGGGAATAGCCCCATACAGCAGCGGTTTTTACTGTTATGGCAGAGTCTTTTTCATTGCGGTAGGTAAGCGTGGTCTTTTGAAGTACTTTTTGTAAAAATCCGGGATCTGTTTTTTCATAACCGCTAACGATGCGGTCGGTGTGAAGGGGGGTCTGTTTCCGGAATTGTTCAAAAGACAAATACACACCTTCCCTGAAAGTAAATTCCTTGCTGTATTTTACAGAGTCACCTTGAGCGGAGACACACAGAGAAAACAGCAATAGCAGCAGGAGAGGGGTCGTTTTCATTTTATTTTCAGTCGCTGGCGGATTGCTTCGTAGGTTATCACAGAAACGCTGGCGGCCACATTCAGCGAGTCATTCTTTCCCAGCATGGGAATCCGGATGGGAATGCCGATGGCATCCCAGGCTTCCGATAATCCCTCGTGTTCCGTTCCAAATATGAAGGCGGAAGCGGCCGTGAGATCCTGTTCAAAATAGTTCTTAGAAGCTTCGGGTGATGCGGTAAAGCAGTTCAGTTTATTTTCGGTGAGCCACTGTTGCGTTTCATGCAATCCGGCCACACCTATTTTGCGTGTAAAAACACACCCCACGCTGGACCGTATCACGTTGGGGTTATAAAGATCTGTCCGCGGGTCGCAGATCAACAGTGCATCTGCATTACAACCGTCAGCAATGCGTAAAACAGCACCGAGGTTCCCCGGCTTTTCAACGCGTTCCAGCACGATCACCAGGGCTGATTTGCCCGGCTTCAGGTTGCTGAGCGAATGGTCAGGAGTGCGAAAGACAGCGATCACTCCGTCGGTGTTTTCCCGGTAGGCGATCTTCTCAAATGCGGTAGCACTGATCTCGAAGTAGCGGTCTTCCGTAACTGATGGAACCGGGCTTCCCAATTTTGTACAATGGTAGAATTCCAAAAGTTCATAACCTGATTCCAGCGCAAGATCAATCTCTTTTCTCCCTTCCGTCACAAAAGCACCTTGTTCCCGGCGTTCAGAGGAGCGTTCATAGAGACGCAGGAGGTTTTTGATCCGGTGATTCGTGGGAGAGGAAATATACATCCGGGCAAAAGTACAAGAAAGGACGCAGATTCTATTCGTAACTTCGCACCAGATCATCCAATGACAGCGATTCATAGATACCTCTCTCT
The genomic region above belongs to Bacteroidia bacterium and contains:
- the ettA gene encoding energy-dependent translational throttle protein EttA, producing MSEGRQIIFSMVNVSKTLSTGKTILKDIYLSFYYGAKIGILGLNGSGKSTLMRIIAGTEKNFQGEVHFSPGYSIGLLEQEPVLDDNKTAIEIVREGAAEHVNILKEYEEVNNKFSEPMNDEEMEKLINRQARLTELIEQHDLWNLDNRLEIAMDALRCPESGTPVKNLSGGERRRLALCRLLIQEPDILLLDEPTNHLDAESVDWLEQHLKNYKGTVIAITHDRYFLDNVAGWILELDRGAGIPWKGNYSSWLEQKQERLRQEEKTESKRQKTLQRELEWVRQGARGRQAKQKARLQNYEKMLGEDVRSKEEKLEIFIPNGPRLGNEVIEAKGVAKSFGDKVLYEDLSFKLPPAGIVGIIGPNGAGKTTIFRMIMGQEKPDRGSFQIGPTVKVGYVDQAHTDIDPEKTVYEILSGGTETILVGGKPINSRSYISRFNFSGNDQGKKCGVLSGGERNRLHLALTLKTEANVLLLDEPTNDLDVNTLRALEEALENFAGCAVIISHDRWFLDRVCTHILAFEGESAVYWYEGSYSEYEENKKKRLGDVQPKRIRYKKLAV
- a CDS encoding RNA methyltransferase, with product MYISSPTNHRIKNLLRLYERSSERREQGAFVTEGRKEIDLALESGYELLEFYHCTKLGSPVPSVTEDRYFEISATAFEKIAYRENTDGVIAVFRTPDHSLSNLKPGKSALVIVLERVEKPGNLGAVLRIADGCNADALLICDPRTDLYNPNVIRSSVGCVFTRKIGVAGLHETQQWLTENKLNCFTASPEASKNYFEQDLTAASAFIFGTEHEGLSEAWDAIGIPIRIPMLGKNDSLNVAASVSVITYEAIRQRLKIK